The DNA sequence GACGGCTCCGCTTATTCCGGTAGCACGCAATCGCTGGCAGTGTCCAAGAGTGGTTCTTTTCTTTGGTTGAcatcttcttttttgtcttttgcgGTGTTCTGGTGGTGATTTGTTGGCTTGTCTTGGACATACAGACAAGGCCGTTTTGATTGGCATGGGGCTTTGTTCCTGGTGCACAGCATCTTGCGTGATTGGCGTCTGTAACTGCCACTGCCCCCGGATGCCTCCGGCCGCATATATCGGTCAAATTGACGGCAATGGCTAGCTCTGTTCATTCTGTTTATGATGTTCCAGCATCTGTTTCTCTCCATCATACAAATCCACTAGCCCTCCCGTCCCGCCAGTCCACCTCAAGCCCCCAAAGGCCTTACATATCTGGCCATCCCCTCTTCTTTCCAGCGGTGCGCGTCATTTGCCTCAGCTCTGCCAGTCACCCTAGCATTCGAGGCACAATTCGACTGCGTGGTGACATAGATCCCCCAGCTGGTGGTACATTGCTGGCAGTCGGAGGCTGTGGGGCAGATGGACGTTGTCGTTGGTGCCACTGAGGCTCTTGTACACCCGCAGGGGACGATTACCGGGACTTTGTTTGTTGTCAGCGGTAAGAAATCTATCCTCGATATAAGGGAACTTACAATCGGCATTGCAACGGATGCTAGTGGCGCAGGTTACCGCACAGCCTGATGTCTTATACCAGGTTGCTGTCGGGCGGTAGGTGCATGATGCCGGGAGAGGTCCTCCTGGGTCtggggtgggtgttggccaggttgggagggtggggagagTTCTTGTTGGTTTTTGGGCGAGGGTTTGGTGGCTGGGTGTGGTTGTATTATCTCAGTATAGTTCACTTGGTATGGGAAAGGAGAGTTGCCTACGCTTGAAGGGTAAGGGCTGCTAGGATGAGGGTTACGAGACACATGGTTGTGTTTCGAAGTCCTTGTTCGGGTGTTATTCAAGGAAAGGGTCGCTGCTGGCTGAAAATTGTGACGTGGTTGTGGTAATCACAGCCCTATATAGAGTGACAATGGCAATCATGGGAACGGCAAGTAGTCAGTCAGTCATGCCATCAGGCTCTGGAAGACATACCCGACTTATAACCCGATCCAACTCCGCCAAGTGCTTTATCTCGATTGCGGGGAAAGGCCATATGTACCACGCGGGTTGGGTTATTTGCTCTAGTCAGGTATTGGCTTCCGCCATTCGGTTAAGACGTAGGGACGAGTAATCaggttgttttgttgcgAATTGTGACTTCCGCCTGCCAATATGGATCTTCGGCGTCGATATTCCTCCCTTATAGGTCAACCTATATGTGCTATCATCCAATTACCCGGTACCCCAGTTTGACATTGGCCGGGGTCCTTTCCTTTGTTCCTTGGTGAAGATTCTGTACGGAGGGTAAGTCTCCAGAATTTTCCGTCGATACAAGACCAGTAGACGGCACGCGGGTAGTTCGTCTCGGTAGTCGAGCAGGCCAAGGGACTTATTGGCGCGCATCAGTCGTATCCGAGATGGATCCGGGTCATGTACATCCCGCGCTGTGGATCTTGAGCCGCCGATGTGGGTGGCTCTATGGCGATGCGTTGATGGAGGCCCTGCATGGGTTGAGCAAGGACTGAGTGATCAACGTGGCACTGCGCAAGATTGATGGCGGGTAGTTTGGCGGCGAATGGTCCATGGATGCCGCCAGGATTCCGACATTGTCATGGGATCGAACGACTGTGAGATACACCATCAATCCTGGATGAGTCAACTGCGAGTGTTCACCAGCTGCTCATATCTCGTGTTGAGATCGTCCTGGATAGTCGTGGGGTTGATCGTGGGTAGGTGGTTGAGCACCTAGCCCGGGCTGGAGCACCGAGGCAGCAGGTAGCAATGAGGAATGCTGACATTCAAGTCGACCTTTGGATCACCCAGGTATCTGAGAGTAAAGGAGTAACCAGATCAAATGGCTCATCGGTCAACCGCGACAGAACGTGCATTCCTTTAAACCTGAGATCGGGTTGCTCCGATCTCTCGgaaacaaaccccccacccaatGACACATGTGGTGGAACTCCTCAGGCAGATGGTTCGATTCCTTTTGGTTGATCATTTTTTGGACTTCTGAGTAATTGTGCAGTCCATCATTTACACAGTCGTTCCAGCATCCATGCCCTCAATTTCGACGACCACAACACCTCACTGCAGTTGTCACCCATAACTGGCCCCAGCCGTGACCAAAGGATAGACTTGTACTATATTAAATTACTTTTGGGAGGTTTGTGGCGATTGATAGAGATAAGCCAAAACGTCCGTGTTGGGTTTGAAGACGTCTAGTGTATCTGCGGTTGTGGACAGCTCGGGGGTCAGCATGATCAATCGTGTAGATGAGGGTCGATTCGATGACCAAAAAAATCTCATGTCTCGGTAATCCTACTCAATTTGCGTTGATTTTCCATAATTTCTGCCAGTGTGCATTGAATCACTTGAcggttgaggatggttgCCGTGTCGAGCAACCCCATGAATAACGATGAAATCCCAAAACCACGCAACACTACGGTGAAAACGTAGCCTTTTTCTGATGGAAGGTAATAAAATATGTCATTTAGGTTACAGCCATATGATTTCCACTCAAGAATCGTGCATGCACCTTCCATGATGTCCAGAACTATTCGTTGGTAACTGGATTCGATGTTTTCCAAAtcatgaaaagaaaagaaaaatgaaaGTTTATCGATTTGAATAAAGAAAGCACAGGAAGTTCCCCTCACTTCCAGAAATCTAATGAAAGTAAATTTAGCTATGTAACTTCAGATTGCGccctgtggtggtgaaaTTATGTTACCTGGTCCATGTCTGAGACCATGAAAATGTGGCAGCCAACATCGTAGACAACCACGCTGAGTAAATTATGGCTGAAAAACATGATAGAGGGTGAAGTAAAACTAGACATGAATTATTCTGCAGCAGAGCGATCGTAACAAGAGAAAAGTCAACTGCATCACATATATGACTATGAACTCAAAACCTAGCACCAAGTCAATTTCATACACTACAAGACAAAAATCAAACCAACCCAGCATCACTCTAACCATAATACACTATCCACTCTAAGACCAAGCTCAAGAACTCGAACAATAAGCTCCAGCCACACCTTCATGTCCATTCAAGTTCTCATCTTGATTTCTAAACCCAACCTCAAAAACCCAATCTTAACATTGACACAACTTCAATCTCAACCATCCAATTACCGCCAGAGCATGTATGAAGCTTTAAACCTTCTTCAAAGCCCCAAACCCATCTCCTTACCACtctcccaccatcatctgaCACATCCAACACCTCTGATGAAGTCCTCTGACACACCTATCAGCCCCACCTATTCCCCCAATCCAACCAATTACATCATGGCTACACAACGACATCAcacttctctctctcacacaaAAATCAGCACAACTCCCAACAGCCGCAGAGCATCAGACCGAACAAAACGGAGGGATCAATATTCCGCATCAGCAGATCAGACAAAGGATTTGCAAGACAACCGCCCAGGCAggtgggcagcagcagcagccagcaaaCATCCATTTTCTTCGTGATATCATCTGCCCCTTCATAAGTACAACAAGACTGCAAAATCAATATGTGAAATGATGCCCCTGATTTCTTGCACACAAGTCACTCCACAAGGGTTGCCCCTGCTCTTCTTTCCACAGCAGAAACTCAACCAAGTTCCCCAAATCTCAAAAGGTCCAGGCACAAAGATCAGACAGCAACGCGCATGTGGAgcccatcccaaacccacaaacccccaccatcaacaagtcAAGGATCCAACGCGTCGCGACCATGGCATGGATCAACACAAGAGAAGCGCGCCAGGAATTGCAAAGTTAAGAAGAGCAGCCACGGTCACGAAGCAAATGGCACAGCAAAAAGTGATTTGTAATGTTGTTTGGTATTCCGCTTTCACATCAAGAGATGCTACTAACTCaatctcccccccttctcctcgtcccaTATGGTacaccatcgccgccaccGTCCATCATAAAAAAAACGCGAGGAAAATAAAACAAAATCCCAATTGTCCCAGAGTATTTGCCCCCAAATGTGTAAAACAGGAAAAAGAACGCAGCGCCCAGTAATAAGTGATAACCCGTCATGAAATGCAAATCGTAAACGACTTCCCAGTGATTGTTTAACCACCGAAACCGTAGAGGGTGCGGCCTTGTCTCTTGAGGGCGTAGACAACGTCGAGGGATGTGACAGTCTTGCGCTTGGCGTGCTCGGTGTAGGTGACGGCGTCACGGATGACGCCCTCGAGGAAGGACTTGAGGACGCCGCGGGTCTCCTCGTAGATCATGGCCGAGATACGCTTCACACCGCCACGACGGGCGAGACGGCGGATGGCGGGCTTGGTGATGCCCTGGATGTTGTCGCGAAGAATCTTTCTGTGGCGCTTGGCACCGCCCTTTCCGAGGCCCTTGCCGCCTTTGCCGCCTGTGTTGGGGAAGGTTAGTATTGCTGgtcgagatggtgatgatgatgatgacgatgatgatgatgatggggatggcaaCTTACGTCCAGTCATGATGACGGGTtgtgttggtgaagatgtgAAAGTGGGTAAAGGTCTTGGGAAGATTGGTGAGGCTGAAGACGCGACACCAAAAAGTTGTGAAGTTGGGTGGGAGAAAGAGGTTGTGATGGATTGAGTGGTGGGAAGGTGAAAACgtggggaagagggcgggCTTTAAGTAAGGCAAGGCGGGAGCGGCATGCACGGCTTTGGGTGCGCGTGGAATCAATCCAATCAGGATCAGTGATCTGATTTTCTGGGTAGgcttatttttttttgggcaGCAGGGAGAGAGACAAGGGTCAAGGTCCGATTTGATTTTTGGCTTGGCCTGATTTTTTGGGGAACACCCGACGCGCCTGCCCTGTGGATTCCTAGAGGTAGACACGGACCCTTGTGAGGTGTTTGGACTGCGTGTTTGACCCCGCCTTGAAGCTGTTTCTCGACTGACGGCTGGGAGGAAGACGCGTCTCGATTTTCGAGAGCTTGCAGAGAAGGGGAAGCAcctgttttttttctggcGCTAGTCCAGATTcgattttttgtttttttttgttttttggatCTCCCCAGGATACGTACCGGCAGGAGGGGCAGAACCACCTTATCAGCCATCGATCCGATGCGGCCCGCATCCCAAGTCTGCTCCCCCCGAGGTGATTGCCTCGATGACAGAGGCTTCCACCCGTTCCATCCCCAGATCACGAAGCGGATGCCGTCGTATTTTTCCGAGACTCGCTGCACACTTGGCACCGGCAGTACGTAATGACATGTGGATGTAGATGGGCCTGTGACTTGAGACGACTCCTCACTCTGCTGAGCCCTGCCAGGCAAATGCCGGTACCAGATAGGGTCCTGACTTCTCTCGAGGTGTCTCGGTTGTATTCACTTTCCATGATGACTGAGGGTCTAGATACGGGGCTGCCACCCGGCCTTTCCTTCCGTGGACATTGAGGCTCGTGATGACTCCCATCATGATATTAGTTGCCTGGTTTTGCTCTCTGAAGGAAGGCTCGAGAAGCCTCGTGATGCCACTGTAATCTTGGATAACGAATTGTCTATTATTCACTTTGATACCAGATACCTATCAAGTGCTCTCTCTATTCACTGCCCAGGCCTAAGCTCTTGCTAAAAGCAGAGCTGCAAACCTTTCCCAGACCCTCTCTCTGTGTCTGAACGTGTCAAGGCAGCCACAGTCACAGCTCTGCAGATCCATAGTCTCAACTGCATTCACTTGACAACAGTCACAAATTATTGATATTAGGCATCAGCCGCCTTTCTCCTGTCAAAATCCATCCACAGACGGGGCAACCAACAATCAATTCGGCAGTCATCTCAGATCTGTGATATCAAATCCAGCCTTACCAGCAGCGGATCTCTTTGTGGCAAGGTACGTACCAGTCCCCGCGCTGCGTGGTTGGTTTCCAAGCGAGTGAATGCGGCAACGTCTAGTGCAAGGATCCCACCGGTGGCCCCTGCGCCTTGGTGGCAGGTTTTTGGGCCAATAGAAATTCAGCACCAACAGCGTCAGCATTTTTGTTGCCaaatcccccccaaaatcagGCGTGTTTTCGCTTGCCAGAACTGACCCCATTTTCCCTTGCAACAGACCCCGGTTTTGGCCGCTGCGCATCACAAAAAAGAGCAGGCACAATCGAGCTGATCAACCCAAATCAGCCGCCAACGTGACCTGCAGCCCGCGCCTACTTAAACCTCgcaccccccacctccctcttccacctttcAACTCACAACTCACTCACTCCACACCCCGCCCATCaatccatcatccacatcgCATCTTTGCGACTTTTCCATCAAACTCCATCAACTTTTCCCATCAACAAACACATCACAACAAAGTCGCAATGGCCCGCACCAAGCAGACCGCCCGCAAGTCCACCGGTGGCAAGGCTCCCCGCAAGCAGCTCGCCTCCAAGGCCGCCCGCAAGAGCGCCCCCTCCACTGGCGGTGTCAAGAAGCCTCACGTATGTTTTTCTCCTTCGACtttgatcatcatcatcatcatcatcaccatcaccatcatcatcacacatCATGCTAACCATCGCCCTACAGAGATATAAGCCCGGTACCGTCGCTCTCCGTGAGATTCGTCGCTACCAGAAGTCGACTGAGCTTCTCATCCGCAAGCTCCCCTTCCAGCGTCTCGTTCGCGAGATTGCCCAGGACTTCAAGTCCGACCTCCGCTTCCAGTCTTCCGCCATTGGTGCTCTCCAGGAGTCCGTCGAGTCTTACCTCGTCTCCCTCTTCGAGGACACCAACCTGTGCGCTATCCACGCCAAGCGCGTCACCATCCAGAGCAAGGACATCCAGCTtgcccgccgcctccgtGGTGAGCGCAACTAAGCGTTTTCCCCACCATGGGTTTCTGCTACTGCTAgctttggggtttgggggtcgGGTTTATGACTACATTTTTCACACTGGGAATGCTTTGATTGACGAAGGGAATCATCATGGCAGCAATTAACGGGGGACACAACGGCGTTCGTGCttgggttttttttattcACTGCGGTGGTTTTCTTTACTCGGGATTGATTTGTACATTACCCCGCGCGCGCGAGTTCTTGCATCTGCCTACGGGTTTTGGCGAgaatggagatggatgggcaTAATAAACTACGCCTGAAAAAACTACACACAGTGGCTGAAGAGCCAGCGTTGATTTCACTCTCTTGCTTTGACATTGTATGACTCTGACTGCGGTGGCAAcactttttctttctttcttgacGTGACGCGTCTTTTGGTGTTGGGTTTCTGGCCCCCCGCGACGCGAGGTCAAAACATGAATTCCAGATGCCGTGTTTACTCCACATCGCGTTGAGGCGTGTTATCCCTGCCCTTGTCACGGAtagaggttgtggtggggtcATCGGATGGGGGCGAAGGGACTGTGTTGCTTTGGCCGGACAGGACGcgggtttggggttggatgtGAGATTGTGGTGTGATTTTTGCTCGAAACTCTGGCACGGTTTGGAAGAGAGATAGTATGTGGAGTTTGAAGGGTGAAGTCATCAAGGATggggggcggtgatggtcatgatggagatgatgctTGCATGTGAAGAGAGATTTCACTTGTAGTAGGAGATGGAGCAGTAGACAAGTGGCCAGATTTGGACAGATTTAAGGAAGTCCATGGTATTCGGAGTGTGGACTACTGAGGTCAGTTTTCCGTGTAGAGTCGTAAGGTGCTGATCTTGAGTGTTATCTCGATGGTCTTTGGAGGTGGACGGTATCAgagctgtggtggtgtctcgGATAAGAGAAACGATATGGCTTGGGGCAGAGTACATGATTTTCAGATCTGGAATGGTTGCATATTGCGAGGAGAGGGCCGACGATTGGCGGCGGCCGTGCTGATGGGtgtgggctggtggtggttggctgggTCTTCACTTCTGGCAGAGACTACATGCATACAAGTTTGCGATATCATCTTGGGGTTGCGTTTCTttaggggggggaggaaggggttgtttATGGTGGTTAATGTTAGAGCAGCTGGTAGAGGGGGCACAGTACGAGTTGGTTGGGTGAGTTGGTCGTGATGTGATGTACGTGAgaaccacacacacacacgttTGAGGCTGGTCTCAAAACAATACATGATTttaccatcaacaacagctcaAATTCACCAACAAGTGTCTGACACTCTGAACGATACGCTCTGTTGTTCCTAGCCGTGTATCCCAAGAAAATATCCAAGTTATATCCaagcctcaccaccctcacgCCGACAAt is a window from the Podospora pseudocomata strain CBS 415.72m chromosome 6, whole genome shotgun sequence genome containing:
- a CDS encoding hypothetical protein (EggNog:ENOG503PYE9), coding for MCLVTLILAALTLQAHQTLAQKPTRTLPTLPTWPTPTPDPGGPLPASCTYRPTATWYKTSGCAVTCATSIRCNADFPVIVPCGCTRASVAPTTTSICPTASDCQQCTTSWGIYVTTQSNCASNARVTGRAEANDAHRWKEEGMARYVRPLGA
- the HHF1_3 gene encoding Histone H4 (EggNog:ENOG503P3ZX; COG:B); amino-acid sequence: MTGRGKGGKGLGKGGAKRHRKILRDNIQGITKPAIRRLARRGGVKRISAMIYEETRGVLKSFLEGVIRDAVTYTEHAKRKTVTSLDVVYALKRQGRTLYGFGG
- the HHT1 gene encoding histone H3.1 (COG:B; EggNog:ENOG503P1RT) is translated as MARTKQTARKSTGGKAPRKQLASKAARKSAPSTGGVKKPHQRYKPGTVALREIRRYQKSTELLIRKLPFQRLVREIAQDFKSDLRFQSSAIGALQESVESYLVSLFEDTNLCAIHAKRVTIQSKDIQLARRLRGERN